Proteins from a single region of Ziziphus jujuba cultivar Dongzao chromosome 1, ASM3175591v1:
- the LOC112490225 gene encoding uncharacterized protein LOC112490225 — MDMKIYGRLAVAAAPFVLLYSMPYKTHVLVKVVLTLLWLSCLRQLPRILIMFRPDKDSFRESLINDLSAAGDPGTKLKSHFNAMASQTVPQKPIELKLSINKKSNQVLYAECNTDFVNVLLSFLTLPMGKIVRLADKKSGIGSMDDMYKSVEHLDEEYFWTKAGKTMLLDPRSAYGLQCSNLVVKIDQTDYSKLYICGRSLCLALYLGLGYFSLVKDSVCTYCGQVMDNEIFLQNEGELIGRSFISNEINRYIIRDDLKVLPASMDYALSWLRRQNIRDSTDVKVKIVNIGENEVLHLLHRSMISKTPLTDVLLLKDRNYVSNSLRVPYHQYLRRQGLSSNKMMVKLWFSKSTKKVICIEAEEGFVNFLFTFLTLPLGAIINMLKGKSSMGSVHKLYESAKELSEMKIINREYKEMLLSPKLERMFGCSYQLLQIQEQTIPSSLVYNNCSCWRFQQIKACEHFKPTLQIVNPKWPSRTTGGAFIKGCKLLVTDNLEIKPLSTVSDIHKLGRIPFEDMESMTVNVGEEEALNLLQASLISKSVLSHAFSSQVINRK; from the exons ATGGATATGAAAATCTATGGTCGATTGGCTGTAGCAGCAGCTCCATTTGTCCTTCTTTACTCTATGCCATACAAGACACATGTCTTGGTGAAGGTTGTTCTAACTTTATTGTGGCTCAGTTGTCTCCGTCAACTTCCAAG AATCTTAATAATGTTTAGACCGGATAAAGATAGCTTCCGTGAATCTCTTATTAATGACTTATCGGCTGCTGGGGATCCaggaacaaaattaaaatctcaTTTCAATGCCATGGCTTCTCAAACTGTGCCTCAAAAACCAATAGAATTGAAGCTttctataaacaaaaaaagcaacCAAGTTCTATATGCAGAGTGCAATACAGATTTTGTAAACGTTTTGCTTAGCTTTCTGACACTGCCGATGGGAAAAATTGTAAGACTGGCTGATAAGAAATCTGGAATAGGGTCAATGGATGACATGTATAAGAGTGTAGAGCATCTTGATGAAGAATACTTTTGGACGAAAGCGGGCAAGACCATGTTGCTTGATCCAAGGAGTGCTTATGGACTACAATGCAGCAACCTAGTTGTAAAAATTGATCAAACAGATTATTCAAAACTCTATATTTGTGGAAGATCTCTATGCTTGGCCTTGTATCTTGGACTTGGATATTTCAGCTTGGTTAAGGATTCAGTTTGTACTTATTGTGGACAAGTCATGGACAATGAGATATTCCTGCAGAATGAAGGTGAGCTTATTGGCAGGAGTTTTATCAGTAATGAAATTAATAGGTACATCATCCGTGATGATTTAAAGGTATTACCAGCATCAATGGATTATGCTCTTTCCTGGCTTCGGAGACAAAATATCAGAGATAGCACTGATGTCAAGGTGAAGATAGTTAATATTGGTGAAAATGAG GTTTTGCATCTGCTTCATCGTTCAATGATCTCCAAAACGCCACTAACAGATGTGCTTTTGCTCAAGGATCGGAATTATGTTTCTAATTCATTAAGGGTGCCTTATCATCAATATCTAAGGCGACAGGGCTTGAGCTCCAACAAGATGATGGTGAAACTATGGTTCAGCAAGTCTACTAAAAAAGTAATCTGTATCGAAGCAGAAGaaggttttgttaattttttgttcaCCTTTCTTACCCTTCCTTTAGGTGCCATTATCAACATGTTAAAGGGGAAATCTTCCATGGGAAGCGTACACAAGTTGTATGAGAGTGCAAAGGAGTTGAgtgaaatgaaaattattaacaGAGAATATAAGGAAATGCTGCTTAGTCCAAAGCTTGAACGCATGTTTGGTTGCTCTTACCAACTGCTCCAAATTCAGGAACAGACAATACCATCATCCTTGGTATATAACAATTGTTCTTGTTGGAGATTCCAGCAGATAAAAGCATGTGAACATTTCAAACCGACACTCCAAATAGTGAATCCCAAATGGCCTAGCAGGACAACAGGTGGTGCTTTCATCAAAGGATGTAAGTTGTTGGTCACTGACAATCTCGAAATCAAACCTCTATCAACTGTCTCTGATATACACAAGCTTGGTCGTATTCCCTttgaggacatggaatccatgACCGTTAATGTGGGAGAAGAGGAG GCCTTAAATCTTCTTCAAGCCTCTCTCATCTCCAAAAGTGTTCTTAGCCATGCTTTCAGCTCCCAGGTGATCAACAGAAAGTGA
- the LOC112493225 gene encoding uncharacterized protein LOC112493225: MELAIERKTNRVLYTQSDKDFVDVLLSFLILPMGTIIKVANKRSGIGSMDNLYRSVEALDDEECFRAKASKTMLLNPRSAYGFLYHNLVVKIDKTNYFKIYTCRTTPCLDRHRGLFSLVKNSICYCGQAMNKEITLKKHIGRVFINKTDRYIISDDLKILPALMDNSLPWLMENKIGDSTEVRKAIVTVGPREILHLLLRLMIARTPLTDVFVLKNWNYMCNSLRIMPYEYGRELLSTSEEMKVKLWFCKSTESILCVEAKADFVDFLFTFLTLPLSSVIKLLNGHSYMGIMDQLYKTAETLIEQKIISTETKEKLLSPKLECMFGCCYQLLQIQEKTTLEFLRYKKCDCSDKHKKTCLHSEVTLQIMNPKRRGMITSGGGFVKEGRLLVTDNLEIKPLSTVSDMFKLGMIPFEDMECMYVTVGEEEITHGMAKVLSLLCLVCFCEFGRKRRKLPTD, from the exons atggaGCTTGCTATAGAAAGAAAAACCAATCGAGTTCTATATACACAGTCAGATAAAGATTTTGTGGACGTGTTGCTTAGCTTCCTCATATTACCAATGGGGACAATTATAAAAGTAGCTAATAAGAGATCAGGAATCGGATCTATGGACAACTTGTATAGAAGCGTAGAGGCTCTTGATGATGAAGAATGCTTTAGGGCAAAAGCTAGCAAGACCATGTTGCTTAATCCAAGAAGTGCTTATGGATTTCTGTACCATAACTTAGTTGTCAAGATTGACAAAACAAACTACTTCAAGATCTATACTTGCAGAACAACTCCATGCTTGGACAGACATCGTGGATTGTTCAGTTTGGTAAAGAATTCAATTTGTTATTGTGGACAAGCCATGAATAAAGAGATTACCCTCAAGAAGCATATCGGCAGGGTTTTTATCAACAAAACTGACAGGTATATTATAAGTGATGATTTGAAGATATTACCTGCATTAATGGATAATTCTCTTCCATGGCTTATGGAAAATAAAATCGGAGACAGCACTGAAGTTAGAAAGGCTATAGTCACTGTTGGCCCCAGGGAG ATTTTGCACCTGCTTCTTCGTTTGATGATCGCAAGGACACCCCTGACAGATGTTTTTGTGCTCAAGAATTGGAATTATATGTGTAACTCATTAAGAATAATGCCTTATGAATATGGAAGAGAGCTGCTTTCCACCTCTGAGGAGATGAAAGTGAAACTATGGTTCTGCAAGTCCACAGAAAGCATCCTATGTGTTGAAGCAAAAGCAGATTTTGTCGATTTTTTGTTCACTTTTCTCACCCTTCCTCTAAGTTCTGTCATAAAGCTATTAAATGGACATTCATACATGGGAATCATGGATCAGTTGTACAAGACTGCAGAGACTTTGattgaacaaaaaattatttccacAGAAACCAAGGAAAAGCTGCTTAGTCCAAAGCTCGAATGCATGTTTGGCTGCTGTTATCAGTTGCTCCAAATCCAGGAAAAGACAACACTAGAATTTCTTAGATACAAAAAATGCGATTGTTCTGATAAGCACAAGAAAACATGCCTGCATTCCGAAGTGACACTCCAAATAATGAATCCCAAACGGCGGGGCATGATAACAAGTGGTGGTGGATTTGTAAAAGAAGGTCGGCTTTTGGTCACAGACAATCTTGAAATCAAACCCCTATCAACTGTCTCCGACATGTTCAAGCTTGGTATGAttccctttgaagacatggaatgcaTGTATGTTACAGTGGGAGAAGAAGAg ATTACACATGGCATGGCAAAGGTTCTGAGTTTGCTGTGCCTCGTTTGCTTCTGTGAATTTGGAAG AAAACGGAGAAAGCTTCCTACAGACTAG
- the LOC107406585 gene encoding DNA-directed RNA polymerases II and V subunit 8A, with product MAEFLFEDIFKIERLNPDGKKFDKVTRIEAKSEKFDMFMHLDINTEIYPMKEREKFSMALSSTLNEDGTPDTGYYTQANRKTLADNYEYVMQGKLYRISEGPGHGGRAEIDASFGGLLMMLKGDPSHFKKYELDQRLFLLIRKV from the exons ATGGCGGAGTTTCTCTTCGAAGATATTTTCAAGATTGAGCGGCTGAACCCAGATGGGAAAAAGTTTGATAAAG TTACTCGAATTGAAGCAAAGAGTGAGAAGTTTGACATGTTCATGCACCTGGATATTAACACAGAGATATACCCAATGAAGGAACGTGAAAAATTCTCAATGGCACTCAGTTCTACTCTTAATGAGGATGGAACTCCTGACACTGGATATTACACTCAG GCCAATCGGAAGACTCTTGCTGACAACTATGAATATGTCATGCAAGGGAAGTTATATAGAATTTCAGAAGGTCCTGGACATGGTGGAAGAGC AGAGATAGATGCTTCATTCGGTGGGCTTTTGATGATGCTGAAGGGTGATCCATCACATTTCAAGAAGTATGAACTTGACCAGAGGCTATTTCTGCTGATAAGGAAGGTGTAG
- the LOC107406574 gene encoding peptidyl-prolyl cis-trans isomerase FKBP16-3, chloroplastic: MASSPSTLTLPLGYGCRKNLSSNHHPSIFSGKIRGLAVKCSNSALRVEKSRNKGYWNEVNSLKRREVIGLVSGVSSLLFIPPFSANGAGLPPEEKPKLCDDACEKELENVPMVTTESGLQYKDIKVGKGPSPPIGFQVAANYVAMVPSGQVFDSSLEKGQLYIFRVGSGQVIKGLDEGILSMKTGGKRRLYIPGSLAFPKGLTSAPGRPRVAPSSPVIFDVSLEYIPGLEEEEE, encoded by the exons ATGGCTTCTTCTCCTTCAACTCTGACACTTCCATTGG GTTATGGCTGTAGAAAAAATCTGTCTAGCAATCATCATCCAAGCATTTTCAGTGGGAAAATCCGAGGATTGGCTGTGAAATGCTCGAATTCAGCACTTAGAGTTGAGAAGTCAAGGAATAAAGGATATTGGAATGAAGTTAATTCATTGAAGCGTAGGGAAGTGATTGGGTTGGTTTCTGGAGTTTCAAGTCTGTTGTTCATACCACCATTTTCTGCCAATGGAGCTGGTTTGCCACCCGAGGAGAAGCCAAAACTTTGTGATGATGCTTGTGAGAAAGAGCTTGAAAAT GTGCCTATGGTAACTACAGAGTCTGGTTTGCAGTACAAGGATATCAAAGTAGGTAAAGGCCCAAGTCCACCAATTGGTTTTCAG GTGGCTGCCAATTATGTAGCCATGGTTCCATCTGGACAAGTATTTGACAG TTCACTGGAGAAGGGTCAGCTTTATATTTTCCGTGTCGGCTCTGGTCag GTAATCAAGGGACTTGATGAAGGTATCCTGAGCATGAAAACAGGAGGGAAACGTCGACTCTACATTCCAGGATCA ttGGCATTTCCAAAGGGTCTAACTTCAGCTCCAGGAAGGCCAAGGGTTGCTCCAAGTAGTCCAGTTATCTTTGATGTGAGCTTGGAATACATACCAGGccttgaagaggaagaagagtAA